In the Malania oleifera isolate guangnan ecotype guangnan chromosome 1, ASM2987363v1, whole genome shotgun sequence genome, one interval contains:
- the LOC131162109 gene encoding transmembrane emp24 domain-containing protein p24delta7-like, with protein sequence MARLKLAIPVLCLAFTVVHSIRFDLRSGAMKCIAEDIAANAMAVGHYAIINPIDSSPVPKSHNITCHVTSPHGADYHTGKNVISGNFAFTAFEAGDYMACFSGLDQTLETTVTIDFEWKTGVAAKDWSNVAKKGQIEYMEFELAKMYDTVSTIHTEMFHLRMREEEMQGLNRSTNTIMATLGFFSLLVCLSVAGLQLWHLKSFFERKKLL encoded by the exons ATGGCGCGGCTCAAACTCGCGATCCCAGTCCTCTGCCTCGCATTCACCGTCGTTCATTCCATCCGCTTCGATCTCCGATCGGGCGCCATGAAGTGCATTGCCGAGGATATCGCGGCCAACGCCATGGCCGTCGGCCACTACGCCATTATCAACCCTATCGACAGCAGCCCCGTCCCCAAATCCCACAATATCACTTGTCAT GTGACTTCGCCTCACGGGGCCGATTATCACACCGGGAAAAATGTGATATCTGGGAATTTTGCGTTTACGGCGTTCGAGGCAGGTGACTATATGGCTTGCTTCTCGGGGCTGGACCAAACTCTGGAGACGACGGTGACGATCGATTTCGAGTGGAAAACAGGGGTCGCTGCCAAAGACTGGTCTAATGTTGCCAAGAAAGGACAGATTGAG TACATGGAATTTGAGTTGGCGAAGATGTATGACACTGTTTCAACCATTCATACTGAAATGTTCCATCTTCGAATGAG GGAGGAAGAAATGCAAGGACTTAATAGATCAACAAACACCATAATGGCTACTCTTGGATTCTTTTCACTTTTGGTTTGCTTGTCAGTTGCTGGTCTGCAGCTATGGCATTTGAAGTCATTCTTTGAGAGGAAGAAGCTCCTCTAA